In a genomic window of Methanogenium sp. S4BF:
- a CDS encoding KH domain-containing protein encodes MTTTELKITANRIPVLIGKGGKTKRDIEKKTGTTLRIDSEDGLVEIEGEDAIAVLRTSEMVRAINRGFSPERAATIFEDEDMMLDILDLSSVCTTPKQMERLRGRIIGKEGRAREQIEDMTGAILSVQGKTVAIIGMIDQVKNARTAVEMLVEGLPHATVFSFLDRKKKEAKFDMLDYYY; translated from the coding sequence ATGACCACCACTGAATTAAAAATCACCGCCAACCGCATCCCGGTCCTCATCGGGAAAGGCGGAAAAACCAAACGCGATATTGAGAAAAAGACCGGCACCACTCTCAGGATCGATTCTGAGGATGGCCTCGTTGAGATCGAAGGGGAGGACGCCATCGCGGTCCTCCGGACTTCAGAGATGGTGCGTGCCATCAACCGGGGTTTCTCCCCCGAACGGGCAGCCACCATCTTCGAGGATGAGGACATGATGCTTGACATCCTGGACCTTTCCAGCGTCTGCACCACACCAAAGCAGATGGAGCGTCTCCGGGGACGGATCATCGGCAAGGAGGGACGGGCCCGTGAGCAGATTGAGGACATGACCGGCGCCATCCTCTCTGTTCAGGGCAAGACCGTCGCCATCATCGGTATGATTGATCAGGTGAAGAATGCCCGGACTGCAGTCGAGATGCTCGTTGAAGGTCTGCCGCATGCGACCGTCTTCTCCTTTTTGGATCGCAAGAAGAAAGAGGCCAAATTCGACATGCTCGATTATTATTACTGA
- a CDS encoding glycine betaine/L-proline ABC transporter ATP-binding protein: MEEILEEEPQKQIKVSVRNLTKIFGKYPEDALALVKQGKKKQEIFEETQQNVALRSVSFDVYEGELFVLMGLSGCGKSTLLRCINRLIEPTSGAIDIDGTDIVAMSEDELRQVRRTKIGMIFQSFALLPHRTILENVAFGLEIQNMPVEEREQKAREAIDLVGLSGYEESYPSGLSGGMQQRVGLARALASDADILLMDEAFSALDPMIRRDMQDELIELQARVNKTIIFVSHDLDEALKLGDRIALMKDGAIAQVGTAEDLLQNPRCDYVERFVEDVNLSRVLVAKDVMKRPEPLLPPDSGPRNALRLMEEYGISSIFVAGKDRMFRGLVTVEGAVKAKKREIPLKEVMVTDSPTVLLDTPAQELMPIMAETAYPVAVLDGERKIKGIIVRGSLLAGLARLEVEV, from the coding sequence ATGGAAGAAATCCTGGAAGAAGAACCACAAAAACAAATCAAAGTCAGTGTCAGAAACCTTACGAAAATTTTCGGTAAATATCCTGAAGATGCTCTCGCACTTGTGAAACAGGGAAAGAAAAAACAGGAGATTTTTGAGGAGACACAGCAGAATGTTGCACTCCGCTCCGTCTCTTTTGATGTCTATGAGGGCGAACTGTTCGTTCTCATGGGTCTTTCCGGCTGCGGAAAGTCGACCCTTCTGCGGTGCATAAACCGGCTCATCGAACCGACCAGCGGAGCCATTGACATAGATGGAACCGATATCGTCGCGATGAGCGAGGATGAACTCAGGCAGGTGCGACGGACGAAGATCGGCATGATCTTCCAGAGCTTTGCCCTCCTGCCTCACCGAACTATTCTGGAGAATGTGGCATTCGGCCTTGAGATCCAGAATATGCCTGTGGAAGAGCGGGAACAGAAAGCGAGGGAGGCCATTGACCTCGTCGGCCTCTCCGGGTATGAGGAGAGCTATCCGTCCGGACTTTCCGGCGGAATGCAGCAGCGGGTCGGGCTGGCCCGGGCGCTTGCGAGCGATGCAGATATCCTCCTGATGGATGAGGCTTTCAGTGCACTTGACCCTATGATCCGCCGTGATATGCAGGATGAACTGATTGAACTTCAGGCACGGGTGAACAAGACCATCATCTTCGTCAGCCACGATCTGGATGAGGCACTCAAGCTTGGGGACCGTATCGCGCTCATGAAGGACGGTGCCATCGCCCAGGTTGGAACCGCCGAAGACCTTTTGCAGAATCCGCGCTGTGATTATGTGGAACGGTTTGTCGAAGACGTGAACCTCTCCCGCGTGCTCGTCGCAAAGGACGTGATGAAGCGTCCCGAACCGCTTCTTCCCCCTGATTCGGGGCCGAGAAATGCGCTCCGCCTGATGGAGGAGTATGGTATATCGAGCATCTTTGTCGCCGGAAAGGATCGGATGTTTCGTGGTCTTGTCACCGTTGAAGGGGCTGTTAAAGCAAAAAAACGGGAGATACCCCTCAAAGAGGTGATGGTGACAGACAGCCCGACGGTCCTGCTGGACACACCGGCACAGGAGCTGATGCCTATTATGGCGGAGACTGCCTATCCGGTGGCGGTTCTTGACGGCGAAAGGAAAATAAAGGGAATCATTGTACGGGGATCGCTTCTTGCGGGCCTTGCCCGGCTGGAGGTTGAGGTCTGA
- a CDS encoding proline/glycine betaine ABC transporter permease, protein MSDILPVGEAAEAVVAWINETFGWLLDAITTAMDILVSGFQDGMAAVPPLILIAIFAVLAWVLTHKNIKIALLTLFGLLFIYLLDLWAETILTLALVLTSTVVTLAIAIPLGILASRSVAVDTALRPVLDLMQTMPSFVYLIPAVIFFGLGNVPGMIATIIFAMPPAIRLTNLGIRQVPVELIEVSEAFGATEWQKLIKVQLPVALPTIMAGVNQCIMLALSMTVIAAMIGAAGLGLNVLMGIQRVDIGGGFEAGLCIVIIAIILDRITQNVIRSGQNQ, encoded by the coding sequence ATGTCAGACATTCTGCCGGTCGGTGAGGCGGCTGAAGCAGTCGTTGCATGGATCAATGAGACCTTCGGGTGGCTGCTGGATGCCATAACCACAGCCATGGATATCCTCGTGAGCGGATTTCAGGACGGGATGGCGGCTGTTCCGCCGCTTATTCTCATCGCAATCTTTGCGGTGCTTGCATGGGTGCTCACCCATAAGAACATCAAAATCGCGCTTCTGACCCTCTTCGGGCTCCTTTTTATCTATCTTTTGGACCTCTGGGCTGAGACCATTCTGACCCTTGCCCTCGTCCTCACCTCAACGGTGGTGACGCTTGCAATCGCCATTCCTTTAGGGATTCTCGCCTCACGGTCGGTAGCCGTTGATACCGCCCTCAGGCCCGTTCTCGACCTGATGCAGACGATGCCCTCCTTTGTCTACCTGATACCAGCGGTCATCTTCTTTGGCCTTGGGAATGTCCCGGGGATGATTGCAACCATCATCTTTGCGATGCCGCCTGCCATCCGTCTCACCAACCTCGGTATCCGGCAGGTGCCGGTTGAGCTCATTGAGGTGAGTGAGGCGTTCGGGGCAACGGAGTGGCAGAAGCTGATCAAGGTTCAGCTGCCGGTTGCCCTGCCCACGATCATGGCCGGTGTCAACCAGTGCATCATGCTCGCCCTCTCGATGACCGTCATCGCGGCGATGATCGGGGCGGCTGGTCTCGGTCTCAATGTCCTGATGGGTATCCAGCGGGTCGATATCGGCGGCGGGTTCGAGGCTGGCCTCTGTATCGTCATAATCGCGATCATCCTTGACCGGATCACACAGAATGTGATCCGCTCCGGCCAAAACCAATAG
- a CDS encoding glycine betaine ABC transporter substrate-binding protein: MLHLKSKGIILVLLVLFSVIFVAGCTNEAGSSAPETGAEAAKEVSIGYVLWDSEIASTNVLKTVYEQAGYDVELKAVDAGPLYQALADGQVDMSISSWMPATHASYWDTYGDSIDMVGQNLQGAKIGLVVPTYVTIDSIDEMNSVADKFDNTITGIEPGAGIMAATEKAIEEYDLDYTLLASSSAAMAAQLTDAYADEKWIVVTGWTPHWKFVRFDLKYLEDPKGIYGGEEYIASLARMGLKEENPDAYAILERFSWEPSDMESVMLAVEGGKTPEAAAQAWVDANQDTVIYWING; this comes from the coding sequence GTGCTACATTTAAAATCGAAAGGAATTATTCTTGTTTTGTTAGTCTTATTCAGTGTCATTTTTGTCGCCGGCTGCACGAATGAAGCCGGTTCTTCAGCACCCGAAACCGGGGCCGAAGCCGCAAAAGAGGTTTCCATCGGCTATGTGCTCTGGGACTCAGAGATTGCAAGTACGAATGTATTAAAAACCGTGTATGAACAGGCCGGCTACGATGTCGAGCTCAAGGCCGTTGATGCAGGCCCTCTGTATCAGGCACTCGCTGATGGTCAGGTCGATATGAGCATCTCGTCATGGATGCCCGCGACGCATGCCAGCTACTGGGATACCTATGGTGACTCCATTGATATGGTTGGCCAGAATCTCCAGGGAGCAAAGATTGGACTTGTCGTTCCGACGTACGTGACCATCGACTCAATTGACGAGATGAACAGTGTTGCAGACAAGTTTGACAACACCATCACCGGCATTGAGCCGGGTGCAGGCATCATGGCGGCAACCGAAAAAGCGATTGAAGAGTACGACCTCGATTATACCCTTCTTGCATCTTCGAGCGCTGCCATGGCTGCCCAGCTCACCGATGCATATGCAGACGAAAAGTGGATCGTTGTCACCGGCTGGACGCCTCACTGGAAGTTCGTTCGCTTCGACCTGAAGTACCTTGAGGACCCCAAAGGGATATACGGCGGCGAAGAGTACATCGCAAGCCTTGCCCGCATGGGCCTTAAGGAAGAGAATCCCGATGCCTATGCGATTCTTGAGCGCTTCTCCTGGGAGCCTTCAGACATGGAATCCGTGATGCTCGCTGTTGAAGGCGGAAAAACCCCTGAAGCTGCCGCACAGGCATGGGTTGATGCAAACCAGGATACCGTTATCTACTGGATCAACGGATAA
- a CDS encoding glycine betaine ABC transporter substrate-binding protein yields MCVLLCGIICAGCTDESGPSEPGTVPKEVSIGYVLWDSEIASTNVLKTVYEQAGYNVELKAVDAGPLYQALADGQVDMSISSWMPATHASYWDTYGDSIDMVGQNLQGAKIGLVVPTYVTIDSIDEMNSVADKFDNTITGIEPGAGIMAATEKAIEEYDLDYTLLASSSAAMAAQLTDAYADEKWIVVTGWTPHWKFVRFDLKYLEDPKGIYGGEEYIASLARMGLKEENPDAYAILERFSWEPSDMESVMLAVEGGKTPEAAAQAWVDANQDTVIYWING; encoded by the coding sequence TTGTGTGTATTATTATGTGGGATTATCTGTGCCGGCTGCACAGATGAATCCGGCCCTTCTGAACCCGGAACCGTTCCAAAAGAGGTCTCCATCGGCTATGTGCTCTGGGACTCAGAGATTGCAAGTACGAATGTATTAAAAACCGTGTATGAACAGGCCGGCTACAATGTCGAGCTCAAGGCCGTTGATGCAGGCCCTCTCTATCAGGCACTCGCTGATGGTCAGGTCGATATGAGCATCTCGTCATGGATGCCCGCGACGCATGCCAGCTACTGGGATACCTATGGTGACTCCATTGATATGGTTGGCCAGAATCTCCAGGGAGCAAAGATTGGACTTGTCGTTCCGACGTACGTGACTATCGACTCAATTGACGAGATGAACAGTGTTGCAGACAAGTTTGACAACACCATCACCGGCATTGAGCCGGGTGCAGGCATCATGGCGGCAACCGAAAAAGCGATTGAAGAGTACGACCTCGATTATACCCTTCTTGCATCTTCGAGCGCTGCCATGGCTGCCCAGCTCACCGATGCATATGCAGACGAAAAGTGGATCGTTGTCACCGGCTGGACGCCTCACTGGAAGTTCGTTCGCTTCGACCTGAAGTACCTTGAAGACCCCAAAGGGATATACGGCGGCGAAGAGTACATCGCAAGCCTTGCCCGCATGGGCCTTAAGGAAGAGAATCCCGATGCCTATGCGATTCTTGAGCGCTTCTCCTGGGAGCCTTCAGACATGGAATCCGTGATGCTCGCTGTTGAAGGCGGAAAAACCCCTGAAGCTGCCGCACAGGCATGGGTGGATGCAAACCAGGATACCGTTATCTACTGGATTAACGGATAA
- a CDS encoding NEW3 domain-containing protein, producing the protein MKQLPYLLLIILLLFTVTLPTPVAAEESADGRDVQIHCTFPGIVLEAGESTEFALSVTNNGNADPKKFWVETFGESSDWEYHFLNGETEITRAAIPTGSSQNIGFTVKTSSDTPVGEYYVKIHIGNGYCWLYITISKTHAGERGVLKLTTVNELGETVKGATVAVMEDKSTEPFMTIQTSTDGKIRSELPHGDYTLVITKDGYHSALPVDVEVNSGLETDAGNILLEKMNTAVEVSYKTLSITTSLDKNSVFVMNLKNIGRADSIFSLDATGMPEDWYTRFKESENSGESLSEIFLYAGEEKTLYLEVIPAYATDTGDYSITSVVTSPAGDTYEEVLAITLRGEYRLKVYPDKYRYELGKGDKVTFDVMLKNTGSAGPLTNIRPEISAPDGWTATISPKTLASLEPGESETISVTVIPPSNIAASEYKVTLKVTSDQTETSDDFRMVIKESSFVTILGLLLLVGVCGGVWYAFRKHQRR; encoded by the coding sequence ATGAAACAACTGCCATATCTTTTACTCATCATTCTTCTCCTTTTCACGGTGACCCTCCCAACGCCGGTCGCGGCAGAGGAGAGTGCGGACGGCCGCGATGTCCAGATACACTGCACCTTTCCGGGCATTGTGCTTGAAGCGGGGGAGAGCACTGAATTCGCACTCTCGGTGACCAACAACGGAAACGCCGACCCCAAAAAATTCTGGGTGGAGACCTTCGGGGAATCTTCCGACTGGGAGTATCATTTCCTGAACGGTGAGACCGAGATCACGAGAGCCGCCATTCCCACGGGTTCCAGTCAGAACATCGGGTTTACCGTCAAGACCTCTTCTGATACGCCGGTAGGCGAATACTATGTGAAAATACATATAGGAAACGGGTACTGCTGGCTCTACATCACCATCTCGAAGACCCATGCAGGAGAGCGCGGTGTCCTTAAACTGACGACCGTCAATGAACTGGGTGAAACGGTGAAGGGCGCAACCGTTGCCGTCATGGAGGACAAATCCACCGAACCTTTCATGACCATTCAGACATCAACAGACGGAAAAATCAGAAGCGAACTCCCGCACGGCGACTATACGCTTGTGATCACGAAGGATGGATATCACAGTGCCCTCCCGGTCGATGTCGAGGTGAATTCCGGTCTCGAGACGGATGCCGGCAATATCCTGCTCGAAAAGATGAACACCGCAGTGGAGGTATCGTACAAGACTCTCTCCATCACCACATCCCTCGACAAAAATTCGGTCTTTGTGATGAACCTGAAAAATATCGGACGGGCGGACAGCATCTTCAGCCTGGATGCAACCGGGATGCCGGAAGACTGGTACACCCGGTTCAAGGAATCGGAGAATTCGGGGGAGAGCCTCTCAGAGATATTCCTCTATGCAGGAGAGGAAAAGACCCTTTACCTCGAAGTCATTCCTGCATACGCGACAGATACCGGGGACTATTCGATCACCTCCGTCGTGACCTCCCCGGCCGGTGACACCTATGAAGAGGTGCTCGCCATAACCCTCCGCGGTGAGTACCGCCTGAAGGTCTACCCGGATAAATACCGATATGAACTGGGGAAGGGTGACAAGGTCACCTTTGATGTCATGCTGAAAAACACCGGCAGTGCAGGTCCGCTGACAAACATCAGACCTGAGATCTCCGCACCGGACGGCTGGACCGCAACCATATCACCCAAGACTCTGGCAAGTTTAGAGCCCGGTGAGAGCGAGACGATCTCGGTCACCGTCATCCCGCCCTCAAACATTGCCGCAAGCGAATACAAGGTTACCCTGAAGGTCACATCCGACCAGACCGAGACGAGCGATGATTTCCGCATGGTGATAAAAGAGAGTTCTTTTGTCACCATCCTCGGACTGCTCCTGCTTGTAGGAGTCTGCGGCGGCGTCTGGTATGCATTCAGGAAACACCAACGGCGCTGA
- a CDS encoding ABC transporter permease, giving the protein MKSHGLPVIAQKELRDHFRSKKFLLIFGIFLIITIIGMTTGVAEYAQNLQDYNDRQSVADDDIYPGGYGWGKPSIVTIYLGVSSLIVTLGAVLGIAMGFDLISKEKETKSLKILLSHPIYRDEVINGKALGGLMSLAIALGITFIATFAILLIAGIVPAGDELAKIIIYGGAVFLMILSYFALSLFMSTIASDSGKALVYTLIVFVALMSLPMLINGSVMNMIIGDPPEFPQDAFMSDGAFSVVAVSSAKETGEMAIEEPNPVWQEYEREFDEYWKKRQSVTDIVTLISPTQNLETVSYNLLIPDYAAMMSSISFRASDDYELEDTDVFGQIIQNIIALLAFPALFLGCAYVRFMRMDIR; this is encoded by the coding sequence ATGAAATCACATGGATTACCGGTGATCGCACAAAAAGAACTGCGTGATCACTTCAGAAGCAAGAAATTTCTGCTTATTTTCGGGATATTCCTGATCATCACGATCATCGGCATGACAACCGGGGTCGCAGAGTATGCACAAAACCTGCAGGACTATAACGACCGTCAGTCGGTCGCAGACGATGATATATACCCTGGCGGATACGGATGGGGAAAACCCTCCATCGTGACCATCTATCTCGGTGTCAGCTCACTGATCGTCACGCTTGGTGCCGTCCTCGGGATTGCGATGGGATTTGACCTGATATCAAAGGAAAAAGAGACAAAATCCCTGAAGATCCTGCTCTCGCACCCGATCTACCGTGATGAAGTGATCAATGGAAAGGCATTGGGGGGCCTGATGTCACTTGCCATCGCGCTGGGCATCACGTTCATCGCCACTTTCGCCATCCTCCTCATCGCGGGAATTGTACCTGCAGGCGACGAACTTGCAAAGATCATCATTTACGGAGGTGCGGTATTCCTGATGATCCTCTCGTACTTCGCGCTCTCGCTGTTTATGTCCACCATCGCATCCGATAGTGGCAAGGCCCTTGTCTATACACTCATCGTCTTTGTCGCCCTCATGAGCCTGCCGATGCTCATCAACGGGTCGGTGATGAACATGATCATCGGCGACCCCCCTGAATTCCCCCAGGATGCGTTTATGTCGGACGGAGCATTCAGCGTCGTAGCGGTGTCATCCGCAAAGGAAACGGGAGAGATGGCAATCGAAGAACCGAATCCAGTCTGGCAGGAATACGAACGGGAATTTGATGAATACTGGAAGAAACGCCAATCGGTAACCGACATCGTCACCCTGATCTCTCCGACACAGAACCTGGAAACAGTCTCATACAACCTGCTGATACCGGATTATGCAGCAATGATGTCATCCATTTCGTTCAGGGCGAGTGATGACTATGAACTTGAGGATACCGATGTTTTCGGACAGATCATCCAAAACATCATCGCACTCCTTGCCTTCCCGGCACTCTTTCTGGGATGTGCCTATGTGCGGTTCATGCGGATGGATATCAGATAG
- a CDS encoding ABC transporter ATP-binding protein: MITFDHLSKVYNGISAVDDLTFEIPDGEIFGLLGPNGAGKSTTILMLTGLIEPTAGRCLIDGVEVAKNPIGVKHRIGYMPEDVGFYTNLTAGENLDFFARLYGMNAAARKSRIDELLSLVNLDGVEKPVGGYSKGMRQRLGIAKAILNDPAVIILDEPTANLDPQGVADYRQIIRQMAADGKTILVSSHILSEVSLVCSSIGVLSRGKLVAQGTWKELTQAFDATRLEQVKILVETRDAMPEFIHPDLIAAEYANDNREAVITARSDIRDTIADTLRDEGVMIRQLCFDRSTIEESVLSYYNTGEKQA, encoded by the coding sequence ATGATCACCTTTGACCACCTCTCAAAAGTATATAACGGCATATCTGCCGTCGATGATCTCACCTTTGAGATCCCCGACGGAGAGATATTCGGCCTCTTAGGACCAAACGGAGCAGGGAAAAGTACAACAATCCTGATGCTCACGGGCCTTATCGAACCGACGGCGGGAAGATGCCTGATAGACGGGGTCGAGGTTGCAAAAAACCCCATCGGGGTGAAGCATCGTATCGGCTATATGCCGGAAGATGTCGGCTTCTACACAAACCTCACCGCCGGAGAAAACCTCGACTTTTTTGCCCGTCTCTATGGCATGAATGCCGCCGCACGAAAATCCCGGATTGACGAACTGTTATCGCTCGTGAACCTCGACGGCGTGGAGAAACCGGTCGGGGGCTACTCAAAAGGCATGCGGCAGCGCCTTGGAATTGCCAAGGCAATCCTGAATGACCCGGCCGTCATCATCCTGGACGAACCGACAGCAAACCTGGATCCCCAGGGGGTCGCCGATTACCGCCAAATAATCAGACAGATGGCGGCAGACGGAAAGACCATCCTCGTCTCGTCCCACATCCTCTCAGAAGTCAGTCTGGTCTGCTCTTCCATCGGTGTATTATCCCGGGGGAAACTGGTGGCACAGGGCACCTGGAAAGAACTTACACAGGCCTTTGATGCAACCCGGCTCGAACAGGTGAAGATCCTGGTGGAAACCCGTGATGCCATGCCCGAATTTATCCATCCCGATCTGATCGCGGCAGAATACGCCAATGATAACCGTGAAGCCGTCATCACTGCTCGCTCCGACATCAGGGATACAATCGCAGACACCCTTCGGGATGAGGGTGTAATGATACGTCAACTTTGCTTTGACCGCTCAACCATCGAGGAGAGCGTCCTCTCGTATTACAACACAGGAGAGAAACAGGCATGA
- a CDS encoding winged helix-turn-helix transcriptional regulator, with the protein MKIFRYLLLCIAVLGVCMAGVSANQYVVQSGYDHPAEGTMVSPQPVSFWELPLWIILLQCACLPVEMIGTIQSCGLFGLYRIRGDDVLANDTRRKIFDCIRRNPGIHLRGIGKETDITLGTLRYHIDQLRRSHTIAALEDRGYTHYFENSGTYSASQQTVLKHMRNATTREILAVLAADRFATRKDIAESLDITGSTVTWHMKRLEEDGVIDVRTEGRSVSYIIRDDAESVIQENQYTIRGKPV; encoded by the coding sequence ATGAAGATATTCCGGTATCTGTTGCTCTGTATTGCCGTCCTGGGCGTCTGTATGGCGGGAGTATCAGCGAACCAGTATGTTGTGCAGTCGGGCTACGATCACCCGGCGGAAGGGACGATGGTCTCCCCGCAGCCCGTCTCCTTCTGGGAGCTGCCCCTCTGGATCATTCTCCTCCAGTGTGCCTGTCTGCCGGTAGAGATGATTGGCACAATACAATCGTGCGGTTTGTTCGGCCTCTACCGGATCCGTGGAGATGACGTGCTTGCAAATGATACCCGCCGGAAGATCTTCGACTGCATCCGAAGGAACCCGGGGATCCATCTGCGGGGCATTGGAAAGGAGACTGATATTACGCTGGGTACCCTTCGCTATCACATCGACCAGCTGCGACGCAGTCATACCATTGCAGCACTTGAAGATCGTGGATATACGCATTATTTTGAAAACAGCGGGACCTATTCCGCCTCTCAGCAGACGGTGCTGAAGCATATGCGGAATGCAACGACGCGGGAGATTCTTGCGGTTCTTGCAGCAGACCGGTTTGCGACGAGAAAAGATATTGCCGAATCGCTCGACATTACCGGTTCCACCGTGACATGGCATATGAAGCGTCTGGAAGAGGACGGGGTGATCGATGTCCGCACGGAAGGACGGTCTGTGTCATACATCATTCGTGATGACGCCGAATCCGTGATTCAGGAAAACCAGTATACTATCAGGGGAAAACCTGTGTAG
- a CDS encoding tetratricopeptide repeat protein produces MTPDSRKLKTYDEWISAVQQYYEPGNSVEPTYWYERLLELSSVAAYEWLWKGDNLRKHNEDEKALSCYERSIEIDPDNADAWNLKALTLFLLYRYEEAITCYGQAIAIRPEDAYAWFNKGMCLHDINRDEEAINCFEMLNGIYPNDAYPFYMKALCLRTLKRYEEEMTCYDRVLELHPNDGNAWRNKGVTFQNLNRYQDAIICYDRSIELDPDGVDAWMKKGVLLNNLNREKEALHCFEKIIEIKPLGQSKLIVSCLEWIDKINQQL; encoded by the coding sequence ATGACTCCTGATAGCAGGAAATTAAAAACCTATGACGAATGGATTTCTGCTGTTCAACAATACTATGAACCGGGCAACTCTGTTGAGCCGACGTATTGGTACGAACGACTACTCGAACTGAGTTCTGTTGCTGCATATGAATGGTTATGGAAAGGCGACAACCTCCGTAAACACAATGAGGATGAAAAGGCACTCTCCTGTTACGAGCGGTCAATCGAAATCGATCCAGATAATGCAGATGCATGGAATTTAAAGGCGCTTACCCTTTTCCTCTTATATAGATATGAAGAGGCAATTACCTGCTATGGTCAGGCAATCGCAATACGTCCTGAAGATGCCTATGCGTGGTTCAATAAAGGCATGTGTCTTCATGACATCAATCGGGATGAAGAGGCAATCAATTGCTTTGAAATGTTGAATGGAATCTATCCCAATGATGCATATCCATTTTACATGAAAGCGTTGTGCCTTCGCACCCTCAAACGCTACGAAGAGGAAATGACCTGCTATGATCGGGTATTAGAATTACATCCTAATGATGGGAATGCATGGCGCAATAAAGGCGTTACTTTTCAGAACCTCAATCGTTACCAGGATGCAATTATCTGCTACGATCGGTCAATAGAACTTGATCCAGATGGTGTAGATGCCTGGATGAAGAAAGGTGTTCTCCTCAATAACCTCAATCGCGAAAAAGAGGCACTTCATTGCTTTGAAAAGATAATCGAAATCAAACCACTGGGACAGAGTAAATTAATCGTCAGTTGCCTCGAATGGATAGACAAAATAAACCAACAATTGTGA